ACATGCAAGCTTAAAAAATGCACAAAAAAGTCATCAAATTTCAAAGTAGCTGTGTTAAAGTTGCTTTTTAGTTCGTCTTTTAAGCCCTCTTTTGGAGAGTTAAAACTAAAATCAAAGTTTTGGCATTTTTGTAATAAATCTGTATTTTTATCGCAAATATAAATCATATCATAAATATCTTTATCTTGTTCTCTCCATCTTGCTTCGTATTTACTAACTATCTCAAGTTGGCGGTCTTTTATTATACGCAAATTAGCATTAGGTAGTTGCATGAAAAGCTCTACTGCGTCTTTAAAAAACTCTTTATCATCGCTTCTTAGCTCAAACTCTCCGTTTTGGATGAGAATTCTATTTAGTTCTTGGACGAAGTTTTTATTTAGAACACGGCGGCTTGGGCTTTCATTCCATGGCACTGGAAAGTGCATATAAACTAGGCTAAAAAGGTCGTTTTTAAACATTTCGCTTAGCTGGCGGATATCAGCGTTTGTAAAAAGCACATTTTTTAGCCCCATTTCATTTGCTATTTTGCTGGCTTTTGCGACACCTGGGCGGTAGATTTCTACACCTACAAAAAGCACATTTGGCATTTCTTTTGCGCGGTAAAGTAGGTGAGAGGCAGACCCAAAGCCGATTTCTAGGCGAATTTCTTTAAAATACTCTAAATTCCAAATCCCAAAAAGAGTAGGAAAATCAAATCCATGCCCATTTTCATTGCCGTTTAGCACATTTGCTAGTCTTTCTGGCTCAAGTACTAGTGGCATTTTTGCCGGTGTTTTGTTGCTTGTAGTATCACTCATGATATCAAAGGCATAGTTTTGCTTAAAAGTATTTAGTACCATGTGAAGGTGGCTAGTGTTTGTTGGCTTTGTATTTTTATCGCCTTTTACTACATATTCACCATTTGTTTTTTTTGAGATACTTATGAAAAAAGCACTATTTTCAAAAGCAGTAAGAACTAAAAAATTCCCAGTATTCTTGCCATCTCTAAGCTCTTCAAAAGAGCTTTTAAACTCACAGCCGTTTATGCTGGCTGGGAATTCTAGTTTACTTAGTTTTTTACAAACGAAATTTGGCATTATTGTAACTCTATTTTGGCAGTTTTGCTTTTATCACTCTCTAAGCCGTATTCATCTATGGCTGAGACTTCATATTCATATTTTTGAGAGCTTTGAACATTGCCATCAAAGTAACGGGTATCATTTACTTCTATAGCCTCATTACCTAGGTTTGAGCTTTTATAGATTATGTATTTTTGTGCTCTTGGGACTGGATTCCATGCTATATCAATGCCTCCGTTTGTATAAGATGACATTATTATATATGGCTGTTCTGGTGCGCTTAGGGTTGCTCCCTCTACGCTAGAGCTTGGCTTTTGCCCCTCTAAGCCACTAGTATCTACAGCTGTCACCTTATAAAATCTAGATGAACCATTTGTGCTTATATAATCATCATAGCTAGTTTCTTTTGTGGTGCCTAGCTTGGTTGCTGGCAAAAACTTTGAGCGAGAGCTGTAAATTACATAGTGGTCTATATCATCTTGGGCTGGGGCTTGCCAGCTTAGCGTGATTTTTTTAGGTTGATCTAGGCTTGCGCTTAGATTTGTTACTGGTAGTGGTAGAGCCTTTGTAGTAGAGTTTTGTGCTCCACTTGGTTCGCCTAGCACACCATCACT
Above is a genomic segment from Campylobacter magnus containing:
- the trmB gene encoding tRNA (guanosine(46)-N7)-methyltransferase TrmB, with protein sequence MPNFVCKKLSKLEFPASINGCEFKSSFEELRDGKNTGNFLVLTAFENSAFFISISKKTNGEYVVKGDKNTKPTNTSHLHMVLNTFKQNYAFDIMSDTTSNKTPAKMPLVLEPERLANVLNGNENGHGFDFPTLFGIWNLEYFKEIRLEIGFGSASHLLYRAKEMPNVLFVGVEIYRPGVAKASKIANEMGLKNVLFTNADIRQLSEMFKNDLFSLVYMHFPVPWNESPSRRVLNKNFVQELNRILIQNGEFELRSDDKEFFKDAVELFMQLPNANLRIIKDRQLEIVSKYEARWREQDKDIYDMIYICDKNTDLLQKCQNFDFSFNSPKEGLKDELKSNFNTATLKFDDFFVHFLSLHVGPTGLLLKLSMGDFYAPCNVYLLINKHINYIFAPPATKANAKAHEKLKEILCKQ